A stretch of the Lactuca sativa cultivar Salinas chromosome 9, Lsat_Salinas_v11, whole genome shotgun sequence genome encodes the following:
- the LOC111899037 gene encoding uncharacterized protein LOC111899037 isoform X1 encodes MWAFYLISLPLTMGMVMLTIRYFAGPDIPRYVIFTVGYTWFCSLSFIVLVPADIWAAMSDQARGGISFFWSWSYWSTFLLTWAVVPILQGYEDAGDFTVMERLKTSLQVNLLFYLILASVGLFGLILLILLHENWRGGIIGFAMACSNTFGLVTGAFLLGFGLSEIPKGIWSKSDYVSRQKVLSHKVARAALKLDDAHQNLSNAIVAAQATSKQMSNRDPLRPYMDIIDVTLTNMLNEDPSFKPQGGRLGENDMDYDADEKSMATLRRQLGRAKAEYYRCKSEYMNFVLEALELEDTLKNFERRNATGWKYISSYRPEREGKLGFCLDTIELVWRCILRKQLQKLLAIILGCLTAAILVAEATILPKGVDFSLFSFLINAAKTNGVLVQVVSFIPLMYMCVCTYYSLFKIGMLTFYSLTPSQTSSVSLLMICSQVARYAPPISYNFLNLIRLPRNTNTVFEQRMGKIDDAVPFFGENFNKVYPLIMVVYTIIVASNFFDRIMSYCGNWKIFRLRNESSDDVDGFDPSGLMILQKECSSITNGHKVGELVIPLARYFNDANTDIETVSPDSKAALSINEPHDTTNKEKMNQKYKALRVDEKIRTNRTFSNASSLDIDTNTNNSESGQSSRTSASRISSTWVSMKTNFHNLRSNMAAKRFMQVPQSQPPQQSPSQSLDEIFERLKQPSRANDDEDLDGFAVGPSNRGPQR; translated from the exons ATGTGGGCATTCTACCTGATCTCGTTACCCTTGACGATGGGTATGGTGATGTTGACGATAAGATACTTCGCCGGACCTGACATACCTCGTTACGTCATATTCACCGTTGGTTACACGTGGTTTTGCTCTCTCTCCTTCATCGTCCTCGTCCCCGCCGACATTTGGGCT GCTATGAGTGATCAGGCAAGGGGAGGCATTTCTTTCTTTTGGAGCTGGTCATATTGGAGTACATTTTTACTTACTTG GGCTGTCGTGCCTATCCTTCAGGGTTATGAAGATGCTGGAGATTTCACAGTAATGGAAAGATTAAAAACCAGTTTACAAGTGAATTTACTTTTCTACCTCATTCTTGCTTCTGTTGGACTCTTTGGACTTATACTGCTTATTTTATTGCATGAAAACTG GAGAGGTGGCATAATTGGGTTTGCCATGGCTTGTTCAAATACATTTGGACTTGTTACTGGTGCATTTCTTCTTGGTTTTGGTTTAAGTGAAATCCCAAAGGGTATTTGGAGTAAATCTGACTATGTTTCCCGCCAAAAAGTTCTTTCCCATAAAGTGGCTAGAGCAGCTCTAAAACTTGATGATGCTCATCAGAATTTGTCAAATGCTATTGTT GCTGCTCAAGCAACATCAAAGCAAATGTCAAATCGTGATCCATTGAGACCCTACATGGATATCATTGATGTAACATTGACAAATATG CTTAATGAAGATCCATCTTTCAAGCCTCAAGGAGGAAGATTAGGGGAAAATGATATGGATTATGATGCTGATGAGAAATCTATGGCAACACTAAGACGCCAGCTAGGCAGAGCCAAAGCTGAGTACTATCGTTGTAAAAG tgaatatatgaattttgtgcTGGAAGCTCTTGAGCTTGAGGACACTCTAAAGAATTTTGAGCGCCGAAATGCAACTGGATG GAAATATATTTCAAGCTACAGGCCCGAGCGGGAAGGGAAGCTAGGATTTTGTCTTGACACAATTG aGCTGGTATGGCGATGTATTTTAAGGAAGCAACTCCAAAAGCTTTTGGCTATCATACTTGGTTGCTTAACTGCTGCAATTCTTGTAGCAGAAGCCACTATACTCCCTAAAGGAGTTGACttttctcttttttcttttttaattaatgCAGCTAAAACAAATGGAGTCCTTGTACAG gtTGTTAGTTTCATACCCCTAATGTACATGTGCGTTTGCACTTATTATTCATTATTCAAAATCGGAATGTTGACTTTCTACTCACTTACTCCAAGTCAAACAAGTTCAGTCAGCCTCTTAATGATATGCTC ACAGGTGGCGCGATACGCACCTCCAATCTCATATAACTTCCTAAATCTTATTCGTCTTCCACGAAATACTAATACTGTATTTGAACAG AGAATGGGGAAAATTGATGATGCAGTTCCCTTTTTTGGGGAAAATTTTAACAAGGTTTATCCGCTTATTATGGTTGTATATACCATAATTGTCGCAAGCAATTTTTTTGATCGAATTATGAGTTATTGTGGAAACTGGAAGATATTCAGACTGAGAAATGAAAGTAGTGATGATGTTGATGGATTTGATCCAtctggattgatgattttgcaaAAAG AATGTTCTTCCATTACAAACGGACATAAAGTTGGTGAACTTGTGATTCCCTTAGCAAGATATTTTAATGATGCGAATACAGATATAGAAACA GTTTCCCCTGATTCAAAAGCAGCTCTTTCGATAAACGAACCCCATGATACCACTAACAAAGAGAAAATGAACCAAAAATACAAAGCATTAAGAGTGGATGAAAAAATCCGTACAAATAGAACTTTCTCAAATGCTTCTTCACTCGATATCGACACTAACACTAACAATTCAGAAAGTGGACAATCTTCAAGAACATCGGCTTCTAGAATATCATCAACATGGGTGTCGATGAAGACAAATTTCCATAATTTAAGGTCTAATATGGCGGCTAAAAGATTCATGCAAGTACCTCAATCACAACCACCTCAACAATCACCTTCTCAATCTCTCGATGAAATCTTCGAGAGGTTAAAACAACCGTCACGAGCTAATGATGACGAGGATCTTGACGGTTTTGCTGTGGGCCCGAGTAATCGTGGGCCCCAAAGGTGA
- the LOC111899037 gene encoding uncharacterized protein LOC111899037 isoform X2, whose amino-acid sequence MERLKTSLQVNLLFYLILASVGLFGLILLILLHENWRGGIIGFAMACSNTFGLVTGAFLLGFGLSEIPKGIWSKSDYVSRQKVLSHKVARAALKLDDAHQNLSNAIVAAQATSKQMSNRDPLRPYMDIIDVTLTNMLNEDPSFKPQGGRLGENDMDYDADEKSMATLRRQLGRAKAEYYRCKSEYMNFVLEALELEDTLKNFERRNATGWKYISSYRPEREGKLGFCLDTIELVWRCILRKQLQKLLAIILGCLTAAILVAEATILPKGVDFSLFSFLINAAKTNGVLVQVVSFIPLMYMCVCTYYSLFKIGMLTFYSLTPSQTSSVSLLMICSQVARYAPPISYNFLNLIRLPRNTNTVFEQRMGKIDDAVPFFGENFNKVYPLIMVVYTIIVASNFFDRIMSYCGNWKIFRLRNESSDDVDGFDPSGLMILQKECSSITNGHKVGELVIPLARYFNDANTDIETVSPDSKAALSINEPHDTTNKEKMNQKYKALRVDEKIRTNRTFSNASSLDIDTNTNNSESGQSSRTSASRISSTWVSMKTNFHNLRSNMAAKRFMQVPQSQPPQQSPSQSLDEIFERLKQPSRANDDEDLDGFAVGPSNRGPQR is encoded by the exons ATGGAAAGATTAAAAACCAGTTTACAAGTGAATTTACTTTTCTACCTCATTCTTGCTTCTGTTGGACTCTTTGGACTTATACTGCTTATTTTATTGCATGAAAACTG GAGAGGTGGCATAATTGGGTTTGCCATGGCTTGTTCAAATACATTTGGACTTGTTACTGGTGCATTTCTTCTTGGTTTTGGTTTAAGTGAAATCCCAAAGGGTATTTGGAGTAAATCTGACTATGTTTCCCGCCAAAAAGTTCTTTCCCATAAAGTGGCTAGAGCAGCTCTAAAACTTGATGATGCTCATCAGAATTTGTCAAATGCTATTGTT GCTGCTCAAGCAACATCAAAGCAAATGTCAAATCGTGATCCATTGAGACCCTACATGGATATCATTGATGTAACATTGACAAATATG CTTAATGAAGATCCATCTTTCAAGCCTCAAGGAGGAAGATTAGGGGAAAATGATATGGATTATGATGCTGATGAGAAATCTATGGCAACACTAAGACGCCAGCTAGGCAGAGCCAAAGCTGAGTACTATCGTTGTAAAAG tgaatatatgaattttgtgcTGGAAGCTCTTGAGCTTGAGGACACTCTAAAGAATTTTGAGCGCCGAAATGCAACTGGATG GAAATATATTTCAAGCTACAGGCCCGAGCGGGAAGGGAAGCTAGGATTTTGTCTTGACACAATTG aGCTGGTATGGCGATGTATTTTAAGGAAGCAACTCCAAAAGCTTTTGGCTATCATACTTGGTTGCTTAACTGCTGCAATTCTTGTAGCAGAAGCCACTATACTCCCTAAAGGAGTTGACttttctcttttttcttttttaattaatgCAGCTAAAACAAATGGAGTCCTTGTACAG gtTGTTAGTTTCATACCCCTAATGTACATGTGCGTTTGCACTTATTATTCATTATTCAAAATCGGAATGTTGACTTTCTACTCACTTACTCCAAGTCAAACAAGTTCAGTCAGCCTCTTAATGATATGCTC ACAGGTGGCGCGATACGCACCTCCAATCTCATATAACTTCCTAAATCTTATTCGTCTTCCACGAAATACTAATACTGTATTTGAACAG AGAATGGGGAAAATTGATGATGCAGTTCCCTTTTTTGGGGAAAATTTTAACAAGGTTTATCCGCTTATTATGGTTGTATATACCATAATTGTCGCAAGCAATTTTTTTGATCGAATTATGAGTTATTGTGGAAACTGGAAGATATTCAGACTGAGAAATGAAAGTAGTGATGATGTTGATGGATTTGATCCAtctggattgatgattttgcaaAAAG AATGTTCTTCCATTACAAACGGACATAAAGTTGGTGAACTTGTGATTCCCTTAGCAAGATATTTTAATGATGCGAATACAGATATAGAAACA GTTTCCCCTGATTCAAAAGCAGCTCTTTCGATAAACGAACCCCATGATACCACTAACAAAGAGAAAATGAACCAAAAATACAAAGCATTAAGAGTGGATGAAAAAATCCGTACAAATAGAACTTTCTCAAATGCTTCTTCACTCGATATCGACACTAACACTAACAATTCAGAAAGTGGACAATCTTCAAGAACATCGGCTTCTAGAATATCATCAACATGGGTGTCGATGAAGACAAATTTCCATAATTTAAGGTCTAATATGGCGGCTAAAAGATTCATGCAAGTACCTCAATCACAACCACCTCAACAATCACCTTCTCAATCTCTCGATGAAATCTTCGAGAGGTTAAAACAACCGTCACGAGCTAATGATGACGAGGATCTTGACGGTTTTGCTGTGGGCCCGAGTAATCGTGGGCCCCAAAGGTGA
- the LOC111899036 gene encoding lysine-specific histone demethylase 1 homolog 1, protein MDTAMETTESRADASDNPNNGSSGDDDTSLEISHPPSLLTPTVAPSLAGTASDNVLPDSTLQTTGESVELMEPAAVNTDGLPAPRKRRRRKKQFPEMISIAAAVDGLGVIRHKSGNRSTEDIDEYEDDDPSSRRRRRISSDLDVEGLIAISVGFPADSLTEEEIEANVVKTIGGTEQSNYIVVRNHILALWRSNVDVWLTRDHALEAIRLEHTNLVDSAYSFLLEHGYINFGVAAAVKEAKLKPPEGVSRGDVIVIGAGLSGLVAARQLIFLGFKVVVLEGRSRPGGRVRTKKMSGGDCVAAADLGGSVLTGINGNPLGVLARQLGFPLHKVRDICPLYLPNGRTVNPEIDSKVEVSFNKLLDRVCKLRQSMMEEAKSIDVPLGTALEAFRQVYRVAEDPQEKMLLDWHLANLEYANATLMSNLSMVFWDQDDPFEMGGDHCFIPGGNDLFIRALSENLPIFYNQTVERIKYGSNGVSISANGQDYHADMVLCTVPLGVLKKKSIEFIPDLPERKKDAIDRLGFGLLNKVAILFPYDFWGGEIDTFGHLSDKSSMRGEFFLFYSYSSVSGGPLLVALVAGEAAIEFEKMSPVESVTRVMEILKGIFNPKGIAVPDPLQAICTRWGQDQFSYGSYSYVGIGASGNDYDILAENIGGGRVFFAGEATNKLYPATMHGAFLSGLREAANMSRIEKRRRLKLNEGK, encoded by the coding sequence ATGGACACCGCCATGGAAACGACGGAATCCCGAGCCGACGCCTCCGACAACCCCAACAATGGCTCCTCCGGCGACGATGACACTTCTCTCGAAATCAGCCATCCTCCCTCACTCCTAACCCCAACCGTTGCTCCTTCCCTTGCCGGTACGGCGTCAGACAACGTCTTGCCGGACTCAACCCTCCAAACCACCGGTGAGTCTGTTGAACTTATGGAACCAGCTGCAGTTAACACCGATGGTCTACCTGCACCTCGAAAACGTCGCCGTCGAAAGAAGCAGTTCCCAGAGATGATATCCATCGCCGCCGCCGTAGACGGCCTGGGCGTTATCCGCCACAAATCTGGTAACAGATCAACAGAAGATATCGATGAATACGAAGACGACGACCCATCATCTCGCCGTCGACGGAGAATATCATCAGATCTCGACGTCGAGGGTCTAATCGCGATTTCCGTTGGATTCCCCGCCGATTCGCTGACTGAAGAGGAGATTGAAGCCAACGTCGTCAAAACAATCGGCGGAACTGAGCAATCAAACTACATCGTCGTTCGCAACCACATTCTCGCCCTGTGGCGATCAAATGTTGATGTTTGGTTAACCAGAGATCATGCACTGGAGGCGATCCGACTCGAACACACAAACCTTGTCGACTCTGCGTACTCGTTTCTCCTTGAACACGGTTACATCAACTTCGGCGTCGCCGCCGCCGTGAAGGAAGCCAAATTGAAACCCCCCGAGGGTGTTTCCAGAGGTGATGTTATCGTAATCGGCGCCGGACTCTCTGGATTAGTAGCAGCAAGACAATTGAtttttctagggtttaaagtcgtGGTTCTAGAGGGCAGATCCCGGCCAGGCGGCCGTGTTCGCACGAAGAAAATGTCAGGTGGCGATTGTGTCGCTGCAGCAGATCTAGGCGGCAGTGTACTCACCGGAATCAATGGCAATCCCCTTGGAGTTCTAGCTCGACAACTAGGGTTTCCTCTTCACAAAGTTAGAGACATTTGCCCTCTTTATCTCCCCAATGGAAGAACTGTAAACCCTGAAATCGATTCAAAAGTTGAAGTTTCCTTCAATAAACTCCTGGATAGAGTCTGCAAGCTCCGGCAATCAATGATGGAAGAAGCAAAATCCATTGACGTTCCATTAGGTACAGCTCTAGAAGCTTTCCGACAGGTTTACAGAGTAGCAGAAGACCCACAAGAGAAAATGCTCCTAGATTGGCACTTAGCTAATCTAGAATACGCAAACGCAACAttaatgtcaaatctctccatgGTTTTCTGGGATCAAGATGATCCGTTTGAAATGGGTGGTGATCATTGCTTCATTCCAGGAGGAAACGATCTGTTCATCAGAGCTTTATCCGAAAACCTTCCCATTTTCTACAATCAAACAGTCGAACGCATCAAATATGGATCTAATGGCGTCTCAATCTCTGCAAACGGACAAGATTATCACGCAGATATGGTTCTCTGTACAGTTCCATTAGGCGTGCTAAAGAAGAAATCAATCGAATTCATCCCCGATCTTCCTGAAAGAAAGAAAGACGCAATCGATAGATTAGGTTTCGGGTTATTAAACAAAGTAGCCATCTTATTTCCTTACGATTTCTGGGGAGGCGAGATTGATACATTCGGTCATCTATCTGATAAATCAAGTATGAGAGGTGAGTTCTTTTTATTCTACAGCTACTCATCTGTCTCCGGTGGGCCACTTTTGGTTGCTCTGGTGGCCGGAGAAGCTGCAATTGAGTTTGAAAAGATGTCTCCGGTGGAATCTGTTACAAGAGTTATGGAGATTTTGAAGGGGATTTTTAATCCAAAAGGGATTGCAGTGCCGGACCCACTTCAGGCAATATGCACACGGTGGGGCCAGGATCAGTTTTCTTATGGATCTTATTCTTATGTTGGAATTGGTGCTTCTGGAAATGATTATGATATACTGGCGGAGAACATCGGAGGTGGTAGAGTTTTCTTCGCCGGAGAAGCTACTAATAAACTTTATCCGGCGACTATGCATGGGGCGTTTCTTAGTGGGTTGAGAGAGGCGGCTAATATGTCTAGAATTGAGAAGCGGAGGAGGTTGAAGTTGAATGAGGgcaaataa